CATCAGTATAACCACATGTTATGAACAAGAGAGACCTGTAGAAATGATGTTTCACAAATAAAACTTTGAATATCTAGAACCAAAAAATTCACACTGGAAACACAACTGAATACAACAAACAACTTCCTTACTTGTGtatggagtggaggaggaggtNNNNNNNNNNNNNNNNNNNNNNNNNNNNNNNNNNNNNNNNNNNNNNNNNNNNNNNNNNNNNNNNNATGACTACTGTTTGGAGAGGCTCCCATGCCCCCAGGCCCTCCACTACTCATCCCACTCATCTGGTAACGTGTGACCCATATAAAAATTGGAATGATCAAATGTGTTCAagaaacaacataataaaatttcaatatcttcaaataataattcatatgtatatagaaagcATGAGATATGGATATTATCACAAACAGCAAAGAGAAAATCAGAGCATATCTAAGGACAAAAGACCCAGATATGTCTCCTTCCAAGCATATAGCAGGTTACCTGGTGTGGCGCAGAGTGGTGCATGACAGTGTGTGGAGGGTGTGTCATGTGGGGAGGACCAGCAACTGCTGCTGCTTGTAGGTGGGACTGAGGATGTGTTGGTCCACCATGTGTCCTCCCTGCGGCCCCCTGTGGGGGTCCCATGTGAGGACCAGAGTGAGGGCCACCATGACTATGTGGTCCTCCATGTGGACCCCCATGTGGACCGGAATGTGGTCCACCATGTGGCCCACCATGCGGCCCCGAGTGAGGACCCGAATGTGGGCCAGAATGGGGACCCGAGTGTGGGCCAGAGTGATGAGGACCGTGGTGTGGGGCATGAGTTGGATGTGGGCCATGATGAGGGGCCTGAGCTGGGTGATGGGCAGGGTGATACTGAGAGTGGGGAGGGCCCGTGTGGGGGGGAGGACCTGTTGGGGGAGGCTGGGGGGGCCCACTGGGATGGTGTGGTGGGGGGCCTGGGTGATGTGGACCAGGAGGGCCNNNNNNNNNNNNNNNNNNNNNNNNNNNNNNNNNNNNNNNNNNNNNNNNNNNNNNNNCAGGACCAACACCAGAATCTGGGTGGCTCATGGCCTGCGTCATAACCGCCATCCCACCCGCTGGGGCCATCATGGGCGCCATGCTCACCAGACCTGCTGGCAGTATGGAAattatgtgaaattatataacCACTACATTCTCAAGTTAAAGCTTCATTACGCAACCAACCCAACAAATATCTCTTATTTTCAATTTCCTGAAAATATACCTCTTAGTAAAACCCTTTGGAATTCGAAGACAATTACAGATCACACAATCAACAATATTTTCAAAACGTTTACATCTTCGAACCAAAAAGTAACAATACCTTGCATGGAGACAGGTGGTGGTTGTGTCATGGAGACCATCATGGGAGGACGTTGTTGATGGGGGGGCACCAGACCAGGCTGAGCCATGCGCAATGGTACCTGCGCCATTCTGCTGAGGGGAAAATATCTTTTAATGTTTTCAAAACactttagaaattattttttgtacttctttttttacttacattCATATtcaactgatttttttctttaataattcctGAAATGAACACCGCAAGGATAAGGAGAAAATATAAGTAATACTCATAAAGAAACTACAAAACATTATTACATGCAAAAAATACTCTGCAGATAATGACAGTAAGCCCACAATCATTTATCAAAGACACATCAGCAGTGACAAAGANNNNNNNNNNNNNNNNNNNNNNNNNNNNNNNNNNNNNNNNNNNNNNNNNNNNNNNNNNNNNNNNNNNNNNNNNNNNNNNNNNNNNNNNNNNNNNNNNNNNNNNNNNNNNNNNNNNNNNNNNNNNNNNNNNNNNNNNNNNNNNNNNNNNNNNNNNNNNNNNNNNNNNNNNNNNNNNNNNNNNNNNNNNNNNNNNNNNNNNNNNNNNNNNNNNNNNNNNNNNNNNNNNNNNNNNNNNNNNNNNNNNNNNNNNNNNNNNNNNNNNNNNNNNNNNNNNNNNNNNNNNNNNNNNNNNNNNNNNNNNNNNNNNNNNNNNNNNNNNNNNNNNNNNNNNNNNNNNNNNNNNNNNNNNNNNNNNNNNNNNNNNNNNNNNNNNNNNNNNNNNNNNNNNNNNNNNNNNNNNNNNNNNNNNNNNNNNNNNNTTTTGGTCAGACAGCCTATGGTGAATTGCTCCCAAGTAAGGAACCAATCCAAGCTCTATCTTGTCAAGTATATGTAGTGGAGGTTTTGGACCTTAATCTGAGAGCCGAAGGTGTGGCAACCATCTCAGGTGTAGTGCATNNNNNNNNNNNNNNNNNNNNNNNNNNNNNNNNNNNNNNNNNNNNNNNNNNNNNNNNNNNNNNNNNNNNNNNNNNNNNNNNNNNNNNNNNNNNNNNNNNNNNNNNNNNNNNNNNNNNNNNNNNNNNNNNNNNNNNNNNNNNNNNNNNNNNNNNNNNNNNNNNNNNNNNNNNNNNNNNNNNNNNNNNNNNNNNNNNNNNNNNNNNNNNNNNNNNNNNNNNNNNNNNNNNNNNNNNNNNNNNNNNNNNNNNNNNNNNNNNNNNNNNNNNNNNNNNNNNNNNNNNNNNNNNNNNNNNNNNNNNNNNNNNNNNNNNNNNNNNNNNNNNNNNNNNNNNNNNNNNNNNNNNNNNNNNNNNNNNNNNNNNNNNNNNNNNNNNNNNNNNNNNNNNNNNNNNNNNNNNNNNNNNNNNNNNNNNNNNNNNNNNNNNNNNNNNNNNNNNNNNNNNNNNNNNNNNNNNNNNNNNNNNNNNNNNNNNNNNNNNNNNNNNNNNNNNNNNNNNNNNNNNNNNNNNNNNNNNNNNNNNNNNNNNNNNNNNNNNNNNNNNNNNNNNNNNNNNNNNNNNNNNNNNNNNNNNNNNNNNNNNNNNNNNNNNNNNNNNNNNNNNNNNNNNNNNNNNNNNNNNNNNNNNNNNNNNNNNNNNNNNNNNNNNNNNNNNNNNNNNNNNNNNNNNNNNNNNNNNNNNNNNNNNNNNNNNNNNNNNNNNNNNNNNNNNNNNNNNNNNNNNNNNNNNNNNNNNNNNNNNNNNNNNNNNNNNNNNNNNNNNNNNNNNNNNNNNNNNNNNNNNNNNNNNNNNNNNACACAAAAACTGTCTTACTATCTAAGTTTCAACAAATTATATTAAATCTTGCATTCCAAAAACATATGGAAAATCTCTGATGCAATTTTAAATACCACTCTTTTATGATCTTTAAATCTGCAATAAGATTCTAAATGGAAAgactaatatgttatatataatcacTCAAAGGACACagtcatgaaaaaaatgaaatgaaaattacatATGCAAAGCTAAAATGCTCCTGGCAAGAATATTCTACAATTTCTCAATTTCTCTAATGACAACTTTACATAAATTACTATTTGTTGAAAATTCAGGCACTGCAATGGTCTCTGGGCTCTCTGGAATTCCTCATATCCTCAGAATTTATTTGCCGTTTCAAATCTGCCCCTGTATAACTTCAGTTCATTAGTAGTGTCTGTAACATCATAACTGCATGCATATTCATCCTTTTATCTGCCCCTCAAGACTCTGGCCAATTGCCAAACTAATGGCAAATGAATGATCTATGCCAACAGGTTTCTGCATATACTGTGATATTCATgtcttttattaaaaatatatggtggttttcatatatttttatatccttgtTTTCTTCGCTCATCTCATTTCTCTATATCCATGATCTCTGTAACTATCACAGCTAAAATCGCTGATAACTGACATTAATAtcgagtcttaaaaaaaaaaacagtgacaatcaatcaattaataaaaGTGAAAGTACATTAAACTAAACAAATTTCCCATCCATAAAGATAGGATATTGCTATTTGGATATGGAGTTAAACTGATTAACATGCTTGTACCAAACGAGGCTtaatttagatatatgtgtggcACTCCAAAGGTTAATGCATAATGAACCATTGCTAAGAAAAACCCAGAATCTAACATATTGGCTCTATTCTATCTGATTCTACTTGAAACTTGCTGCAGTCTATAAATGAAGTCTTGCCTGATAATGATACTGTGTTAAGTAACTGTCCTGGCATCCTCAGTTTTGGCACTCCAGCAAAGGCTAACAAATCTGTGCTACATGTAATTTGGGTTACAACAATGATTTATTTGATAATGATTTGCTAAGGAGGTTTATAAAATCCTGTAGTGGACATATGAGTGTTTGTAATATTTCCCCTAGAAATAACATCTTTATATCTAATATACCTTATAATTTTTCTAACCTAAGTTGTTCAGTCACATCAAAAATTTGCATATGCACTGTGATTCTCCTTCAATGTTACAAATAATCTGACCAAAAATATCAGTGTAAATATTACATTACCGATATACATCTCAAATCCTACATCCTAATGATATGTAGATTAATCCATTGTTGTTAGGTGGTATCTATGCCCATGCCAAAGCATATCTGGACTCATTTCCAGGTGGTACACACCTTTATGTCACACATAGTCAGGCATGCTCTAAGTTGTGTGCTAAACAGTCATTCATTTGTCTGGACAATACTGTGGTCATTGAGGAGATGCAGCATATCAAAAGAGACTAAGTTACTTTTCAGCCTTGTACTATGGAATATTGTGTATGCTTCAGCCATAATGGGGAAAATATAGGTTACATGTGTTCCTAATTGTACCTTGTTGACTGCACACTGTCCTTGTGTATGGCTTGATATTGTGCAAGAAAAACCCATCAGCATTGAGTCTACAGCTACTTACGAGGGTTTATAACTCTTCAGTGACTGCAGTTATGGCAAAAATAGCAAATAAGTCTTAAGCACATACAATTAAGAGCAAGTTTGACATGAGNNNNNNNNNNNNNNNNNNNNNNNNNNNNNNNNNNNNNNNNNNNNNNNNNNNNNNNNNNNNNNNNNNNNNNNNNNNNNNNNNNNNNNTANNNNNNNNNNNNNNNNNNNNNNNNNNNNNNNNNNNNNNNNNNNNNNNNNNNNNNNNNAGTtctatcaaaataaaacaaaacttttatGACATTCTTCACTGCATAATGATCCTTCCACTAGTCAAATTTTTGTGCAACTCAAATTCACGGCCAATACTAAGAAAAGTCAGTGACAGTAAGGAGTCAGGTGGAGTTTCTCTTTTTGGCTAAATATGATATTAAGGGTATATCAAAGCCTTAACATTAGGCTACTGTTAAAGGGGTACCATGCATACATCTACTTTAGTATCTGAC
The sequence above is a segment of the Penaeus monodon isolate SGIC_2016 chromosome 25, NSTDA_Pmon_1, whole genome shotgun sequence genome. Coding sequences within it:
- the LOC119589401 gene encoding early nodulin-75-like (The sequence of the model RefSeq protein was modified relative to this genomic sequence to represent the inferred CDS: added 181 bases not found in genome assembly) — translated: MAQVPLRMAQPGLVPPHQQRPPMMVSMTQPPPVSMQAGLVSMAPMMAPAGGMAVMTQAMSHPDSGVGPDHHTLNAPYHHHHHPHHHHGPPGPHHPGPPPHHPSGPPQPPPTGPPPHTGPPHSQYHPAHHPAQAPHHGPHPTHAPHHGPHHSGPHSGPHSGPHSGPHSGPHGGPHGGPHSGPHGGPHGGPHSHGGPHSGPHMGPPQGAAGRTHGGPTHPQSHLQAAAVAGPPHMTHPPHTVMHHSAPHQMSGMSSGGPGGMGASPNSSHQQQQQQQQQQQQQQQQQQQQQQQQEQEQQQQQQQQRDVRFSS